The Acidobacteriota bacterium DNA segment CCGGACTTTCAATGCGCAAGACGACGGTTTTATTTGGCTTGATTACTTTATGAATCTTTTTACGTGTACCGAAAATTTGCGCGAAGGTGTTATCGCCCTGTCGCGCGCCATCTACGATATGAGTGGTCATGGGAATATCTTCACCGTTTTTGGTCACAATCATTAAAGAATTGTTTTCGATAAACCCAGCGCCGGTTACTTTGACCGATTCGGCACCATTGGGAGCTACGGTATATTGAGCACTGATGATTGTCGGAAAGCCCAGGCGAATTTGTAAATTTCCGCCGGTGCCCTTTGCTGCCACTTCAATTAAATAGGTGGTTCCGGCATTTGCCGAAAACACCAGAACGGAACGATTCGATTCGGTGATCAAGTTGCCAAAATCATCGCTGCAAGCAATTTGATTTAATGCTCCACAATTTCCTGTATAAACGCTTACAACCGTATCAAAATCGCTGCCAATCGTATCAATGCCGTAAGTCGTATTAACCGCTGGCGTCAAGCTATACCAGACCGTTTGATTATTAGCGCTACCTGAACACGATACCGGGTCATCAATAGCAGAAGTTGCCGGGCGAATATCCAGATTTTCTTTAAAGGGAAGAATATTTATGACTCTTGGTACAGCACAAATATCTCCCGGCAAACCTTCTCCTCCACCACCGCCGCCTCCGCCGGGTGACGCATAGTTCACATTACTGTAGAAAATTTCCTGTTTTTGATTGCGGGTGTCAGTCCACAACAGATGTGCCTTTTTATTCTGAGCGGAAATTGCCAGATAATCACCTATGCCAATCTCATTGCCAAATCCGCCTAAGACAGTAGCTTGGACACGAGGATTTGAGTTTTCCGAGCTGATGCGAATATTGGGTTCAAATGTAGCGCCGCCATTGGTCGAACGCGCCAGATAAGCATTCATTGAAGGTTGGGCATCGCGTCGATCATAAAAGGCGACGTAAATATCCCCGTTCGATTGATCTACTTTTAAACTTGGAAAAAATTGGTCGGCATTTGTCGCATCGTCGTTAATTTTAACGGGTAAACTGATGTCCGGGCGAAAACCATTGGGGGGCGTCAGGCGAATCAAAAAAATATCCGCATCACTGCGATTCGTGGTCTCAGCCCAAGAGATATAAATCATTCCCCGATTTGCGCCATTGCTTCGATCAACATCGATTGACGGAAAGCTGTTGATTCGCGAAACCCCGATAACATTTATCGCAGGATTTGGGCTATCCAACGAACCGGTAAAATTATGGATGTTCAGGTCGGTTGAGGGTGCCGCAACCGGTGGTAAAAAGGTTTCTCCGCCATCGGTTGAAGCATTGAACAGTAAGACCTTGGGGCTGCCGATACCTTCCCAAACGGCATAAAACTCGCCGTTGGGTCCGGTTGCCAAAGAGACGCCGCGCATATCGCCAAAATGGCTAATGGTTTTTTCGGTTGAAAAGGTCAGTGCATCTGGGCGACGGTAAGCCGATTTTATAGAGGCTCTCGGAAAACCCTGGGCATCGCGGTCGGTCAACGTCCAAGCCACATAAATCGTGTTTTTAAAATTGCTGGTTGCCGAAGTATCAATCGTTATCCAGCATTTATCTGCCTGTTTTGGGGTAGTGCCGCTTCCAACATCAAAAGTAACCGGGATGGGGTTGGTGAAATTCCGTCCGTTATCCGTTGAAGTGTAAATATAAATGCCGCTATCAAAACTTGTGATGTCAAACAACAAGACGCACAAATGAAATGTCCCATTCGTATCAACCGCCAAAACCGGGTCAGAAGCTTTTTCCCAGGTTTTCTGCGGGGTTTCCAGATTTAATAAATTACTGCCCCAGGTTTGTCCGCCATCGCTTGAAAAGTAATATTTAACCTGAGTTGAGCCGGAACCGCTCGACCCGCCCACGATAACTTTCGATGCGCCAACCAGAATTTGTTCATTCAACGGGCTGACCACGATGCTGGTTTCATCATGCGGGTCGGCATTTGCTGATGGACTGACGAGTATATTATTGGAAATAACCGGACTGGTTTGCGCCAGCGAGCTTTTAAAACCGGTTACTGGGATAAAATTTAATGCAATAAATACACTAACGAAGATAATGGCAATTTTTTTATTCAACCTGAACAACTCCGCTTAAAAATAACCTTGTGGTATAAGGAGAATTTGTTGACCTTGAATTTTTTCATACCCAATCATACTGCGCAAGACGCCTTTAATCTATCCTTATCATAAATCCGCTATTAACTTAAAAAACTATTGAAGCCTTTATTTTTTCAAAGAATAATGGATTGAATGAAAACCGTTTGGGTTTTGAAGGAGGCATATGATTGGAAGAATTCTCATTACACTTTGCGCCTTCACGGTGGTTGCCGTCGGGATGGTTTTTCTCCTTCAAGAGCAGGATAAAGCGAAACATCGCGCAATTAAAATTTCCAATGACGATTCTTTAAATACCGTAAATTCACCGACCAACCCTAAAATTGCAACGGGTAACACAGCTATCCCGTGGCAGACTAACCTCGATAAAGCTCTCGCCCTGGCAAAAGCCAATAACACCCAGGTGGTTGTCGATGTCTATACGGACTGGTGCGGTTGGTGCAAGCGCATGGATAAAGACATTTACACCCATCCACAGATTATTTCTCTCAGCAGTCGTTATGTTTTTCTAAAATTGAATGCGGAGGATTCGGGTCAGGGTTCAACTTTTGCACGAAAAAATAATGTCGAAGGCTATCCCACTACGGTAATCATTGATGGGAATGGGCGTTATTTGCGCTCAGTTCCGGGATACCCGCCATCGGTGCAAGCCTTTGCTTCATTTATTGAACGAGGTTAGAAACCTATCTTAACCTGTTCAAGACTTTCCAAAGCAAATCCCGCAAAGCTATACTGCAAGACTCAAAATTTTTATAAAATTCGACTATTCAGTCAGACGCAACGGCATCACCACGTTGATTTTTTAATGATTTATTCATAACTGAGGAGATTTTATTTGGATAAGAAGCACTATCATTTAATTGGCATATGTGGAACTGCAATGGCTTCACTTGCCGGAATGTTGAAAGGACAGGGGCACCGGGTGACCGGCTCTGACGAAAATGTTTATCCGCCAATGTCAATCGAACTCGAACGCCTGGGCATTTCAATCAATAAAGGCTATCGACCGGAAAATGTTTTCGCTAAACCCGATGTCGTGGTGGTCGGAAACGCCATCAGTCGCGGCAACCCTGAGTTGGAATATGTGTTGAATGAAAAAATGTATTACACCTCGATGGCATCGGTCGTAAAAGAAAATTTCATTCGGGGAAAGCATTCAATTGTGGTTGCCGGAACCCACGGCAAAACCACCACAACTTCTATCGCTGCCTGGGCATTGGAAAAAGCCGGGGTCAACCCATCGTTTTTGATTGGTGGGGTTGCCGAAAACTTCAATGCATCGTTTCGCGTAACCGAAGGGAAATATTTTGTTATCGAAGGTGATGAATACGACACTGCTTATTTCGATAAAGGTCCGAAATTCATGCATTACCTGCCCGATACGGTCATCCTCAACAATGTTGAATACGACCATGCGGATATTTACAGAGACCTTGAAGCCATCAAATTTGCATTCAGTCGATTGGTAAATTTAATTCCGCAAAATGGCAATCTTTTCGCCGGATGGGATTCGCCCGTGGTTCGCGAATTAAAAAAATTCGTCCATTGTTCACTTCACACCTATGGCACCTGCGAGGACAGCGAATGGCGCGCTCAGGACTTTGATTTCACAGGCGAGATGACCCGATTTAAGGTCAGTTATAAGGGGTCGCTTTTCGAGCAATACGCCACGCCGCTTGTCGGTCTATTTAATATCAGAAATTGCCTGGCAGTCATTGCCATGTGTGAGGTGCTGGGATTTGATAGAAAATTAATTAAGGAATCAATGGCGGAATTTAAAAGCGTCAAACGGCGAATGCAGGTACGTGGAATCGCCAGAGGCGTAACCGTAATTGACGATTTCGCGCACCACCCGACGGCGGTTCGCGAAACCCTTCAAGCCGCCAGGCAGAAATACGCCGGCCATCGCATCATTGCGGTTTTTGAACCGCGCTCTTACACCGCCCAACGCAAAGAATTTCAAAATGATTTTACCGCCGGTTTATCAACAGCCGATAAGATTGTTATATCGGGACTTTTTCACCCCGAACGTTATGATAAAAATACTGCCATTTCACCCGCTGAGATGATTAACGAATTGCGGGCGCAAAATAAACAAGCCGATTTCATCGAATCGGTGGATGACATTGTTGCGAAATTGGTTTCACAACTTCTTGACGGTGACGTTGTGGTCGTCATGTCCAATGGCTCGTTTGGTGGCATCCACGAGAAATTGTTGAATGCACTCAATGCAAATAACCCAAAATGAAAACACGCGCTTTCAAGAGCAGGCTGCGGAGTTTGTCATCAAACTCGGTTCGGCTTTACATAATTATGGAACCTCATCTGAACGCCTCGAATCCGCTCTGAGAAAATTGATGGCGCGGCTGAATCTTGAAGGCGATATTTTTGCCTCGCCAACCGGGCTGTTTATTTCCATCGGCGTAACTGAACACCAGCAAACCCACATCATTCGGGTTGACCCGGGTGAAGTCCATCTTGAAAAACTCGCTTTACTCGATGAACTCAGTCAACAGGTCATCAATGACCGGATTCATATCACCGAAGGAGTTAAACGGATTGATGAAATTGTCAATGCGCCTTCACGGTACGGCACGGTTTTAACGATTTTATCCTACAGTATTGCTTCGGCGATGGTTTGCCGTTTTTTGGATGGCGGCTGGCGTGAAATTTTAATTTCGGGATTTATCGGAACCTTGATTGGGCTTACCGGCTTTTTTGTAGGCAAACGTCACCAGACTTCATTTCTGTTTGAGCCGATTGCCGCAGCAATTTCATCGGCGCTGGCAATTATCATCGCCCAGAAAATAATGGTGATTTCGGTTTATGAAGTGACGCTTTCAGGATTGATCGCTGCGGTTCCGGGAATGACCATGACGCTGGCGATGAAGGAACTCGCAACCCGAAATCTGGTAGCCGGAACGGTGCGCGTCGCCTGGGCAGGATTGCTATTTTTAGAGGTCGCTTTCGGTTTTGCAGTGGGCACACAGGTCAATAAATTATTCGCCATGCCGCTTCCCGAAATTGATCCTGCCGGGCTTCCAAATTGGACGGAATGGCTTGCTTTATTGATTGCTCCTTTTGCGCTTTCGGTGCGGTTTCAGGCGCGCCCAAAAGATTTCGGCTGGATTATGATTGGATGTATCATCAGTTTCGGCGGAGCGCGATTGGGCGCATCGTATTTCGCCTGGGAATACAGCGGTTTTATCGGGGCATTTTTTGCTTGTGCTGTCAGCAATCTGATTGCCCGATTTAAAAATTTCCCAGCGGCAATCGTGCTTTCTCCCGCGCTGCTGTTATTAGTGCCCGGGAGTATCGGTTTTGTCAGTGTTTCAAACTTTCTCGAAAAAAATATTTTAAGTGGCGTGGCAGCGGCATTCTCAATGGTGATGGTAGCCATGTCAATCGTCATCGGCTTGCTGTTAGCCAATGCCATTGTTCCGGCAAGGAAAAATATTTGATCGCAGAGACAGCGTGATTCCAATTTTCAAATTGCCGTCGTCTTTGTGATTAATTGAGCGTAGAATTTTTCGGGTCGTTAAAAATTAAACGTTGATGTCATCCCCTCACCATCTGCCATTAGCTACTAGGAGGAAATCATCATGATTCAGACCAGGTTCGTTTTTGTAACAATCCTTTTACTTTGTTTTTTTATGCAAACTCAGGCGCAACTGCGAGGACAGGAATGGAACAGCACAAGTTATGGAAGAGGCACGCTGAAAATTTCCGGGCAACGCGATGAATTTTTCAATCGCGCGCGCCTGAATTTATTGAGAAACGGTGAAGCCGAAATCCAGATATTCGGTGAAAAAACCTATACTTTTTATGGTCGCTGGAGCCGAAATCGAACCTCAACTATCGACTTGAATATCGAAGAGGCATTTGGTCGCGCCGAACCCGCCAGAGGCACTTTGCGATTTCGAGCGAATGGTGAATTGGAGCGATTCGATTTTACCGGGTCGGGGATTCGTCCAACCTATTCCCTGACCTTTGAATCGAGAAGCGGAACCGGTGGCAGTCAGGGTGCCAATTTCATCGGTATTTATCGGAGTGTCGTTCAGGTGAGAGAAGGTCGCGAGGATTATACGATGGTTCGGATTTTACGAATCAAAGAGGATAAATCGGTGGAACTGGTATCCCGTTATAAAGGGAGCGAGCCGCAGGTAAATCGCAACTCTATACGTCGTTTTGGTGATTTATTACAAGAGATACGCAACCGAAAAACCATTCTGCATACCGGCACGTGGAGCATCGTTGGCAGGCGGCTCGAAATCAATTTAACTACGCTTGATGGCGGACGCGAAGCGACCCGCATGCAATTTGAACTTGCCGGTCAGGATTTAACGACGATTTACTGGGACAAACAGACCTACGGAACCGAGGGGTTTAATTTTAAACGCTCGGAAACCACCGATGAAGATGACGGAACGCAGCCTGATAACTATCCGCCTGCCGGAGACCTTCTCATTGGAAAATATTCAGTAACGATTCAAAGTTATGATGGCAGGGCAACCATCGAACGAACCCTGGATTTACAGGCTGCCGGACAAGCAACCTTGACGACGAGATGGAGAGGCGCAGGGCGTCCGCGCTTTAGCAATCGCGATGTCGATGAATTGGGTCGCATCATCGTTGAACTCGAAGAAGGCGCTAATGAAGTGGTTCATTCAGGAACCTGGCGACGTTCGGGTAATGAATTGACGATTAATTTTGATCGTTTGAACAACTCCAGGGATTCCGGTTCGATTGTCTTTACGATTCGTAGCGACGGGTTTCAGGCGATTCGATTTGATGAAAATCAATATGGAACCCGCGAATTCTTTTTAACCCGCGTCGCTTACGCCGTAACGCCCGACCCATACGGACAGGGCGCGACTCCGCAATATCTTGTCGGGAGATATTCCACCAATTTACGTGTACCCGAAACCACCGGTGACATCGAACGGGTGCTGGAACTTTCGCCAAACGGTTCGGCTACGTTTACAACCGAATGGCTCGGCGGCGGACAACCGCAATTCGGATTCCGGGCGACTCGCGAGTTGGGTAACTTATTAAAATCCATCGAAAGAACCCGGCAACCGGTTAGCCAATATGGCAGATGGTCATTCATTAATAATTCCATTGTGGTGCGATTAACCAGCACCGCTGCTTCAAACACTAATATTGGCAACCGCGTTGATGTTCGAGAAACCACCGTCGTTTTCAGAGTGCGGGATAACGTTCTGGAAGCCGAAAACTACGACCAGGAAATTTATGGGTCAAGAGCTTTCAGCCTCTACAGTCGCCGAAGATAAATACACAAAAAAACTTACCAATAAAAAGGGAGCTTGAAATCAGCTCTCTTTTTTTTTACAAATTCCCTTCCGACAAATGATAAGGAAAACTCATGAAGCTCTTTTTAGGTTTAGATATTTCGACAACCGGTGCCAAAGCCTTAATCATTGATGAAACCGGAAACGTCATCAGCGAATCAACCACTTCATTAACCCTAGCCAATCTTCGACCGCTGTGGTCGGAACAAAATCCCGAAGATTGGTGGAACGCCATTTCCGAAAGCATAAAGACCTGCCTGGCACAGAAAAATATTTTAGGAGAACAGATTGTTTCAATCGGTTTAACCGGGCAGATGCATGGATTGGTGTTGCTGGATGAAAAAGGTGAAGTGTTAAGACCGGCTATTTTATGGAACGATCAACGATGCAGCGATGAATGTGAGGAAATTCGCCAAAGACTCGGACGGGAAACTTTAATCCAAACCACCGGCAACGAGGCGTTGACCGGTTTTACCGCTCCCAAAATTTTATGGGTGCAAAACCATGAACCGGAAATTTATCGGCGAGTGAAACAAATCCTGTTACCCAAAGATTATGTTCGTTACCGATTGACCGGGAAATTCGCGATGGATAAAGCCGACGGTTCAGGCACCATCCTGTTTGATTTAAAAAATCGCAACTGGTCAGAAGCGGTTTTAAAAACCTTGAATATTCCAAGTGAATGGTTGCCTCCAACCTTTGAAGGTCACGAAATCACCGGCGAGGTTTCAGTCGATGGCGCAATCGCAACCGGATTGAATGCCGGGACTCCGGTTGTAGCCGGAGGCGGCGATCAAGCCGCCCAGGCTGTTGGCGTGGGAGCCGTACAAAGTGGCATCGTTGCCTTGACATTGGGAACCTCTGGAGTGGTGTTTGCTTCGACCGATGCGCCATTTATTGAACCCGAGGGTCGCCTCCATGCGTTTTGCCATGCCTTGCCCAACCGCTGGCATTTTATGGGGGTGATGCTCAGCGCCGCCGGCAGTTTCCAATGGTTTAAAGATACCTTGGCATCTGAAGTTTCATTTTCCGAATTGACTGAAAGAGCATCCGAGATTCCTGCGGGAAGTGACGGCTTAATTTTCCTGCCTTATTTAACCGGCGAACGAACGCCGCACCCAGACCCCTTCGCCAGAGGCGCATGGATTGGACTCACGATTCGCCATCACCGCGCTCACTTAACGCGAGCCGTGATGGAAGGCGTAGGTTTCGGGTTGCTGGATAGTTTTTCATTGATTAAAAATGCCGGATTGGAATCCATCGAACAGGTTCGCGTTTCGGGCGGTGGCGCAAAAAGTCAACTTTGGCAGCAGATACTTGCGGACCTATTTGGCGTTGAACTCGTCAAGGTCAATACCACGGAGGGCGCAGCCTATGGCGCGGCGTTACTGGCGGGTGTCGGTTCAGGTTTCTGGGCTGATATTCAAATCGCCTGTAGTGAAACCATTAAAATCATTGGGAAAACCGAACCCAATCGTAAAAATGAAACGGTGTACCGTGAACTGTATGGGTTATACAAAAATCTCTATCCGATTTTAAAACCGACATTCGATGGTTTGTCTCTGCTTACCCACTAACATAAAAAGGCGAAGGTTATTGAAATAACCCTTCGCCTCAAAAACTTAAAACCGCCTCTATTCATTAACAACTTTGGCATCGGAGACGACGGTTAAATTCGCTTTGGCGCGTGGTTCAATTCGTCCATGTAACACATTTTTTATTCTTTCGGGCAAAAAGAAAGAGGCGACTCGCGAAAGATTGGAAACCAGTTCTTTGACATCGTGTGTGCCACGCCAATGTTCCATAATAATATTGCGGTCAGCGCGATTCAATAATCGTAATACGGCTATTCCAATCAGATAAGAATCATCGACCAATCCGATAAAGGGAATAAAATCGGGAATGACATCAATCGGCGCTATGACATAAACAATGGTTCCCGCAACGATGGCTTTATCTGCGGAAGAGACCCTGGGGTCTCTCAATAACTTCAATAACAGTTTTAATAAATTAGGAATAAAAAGTAGCAATTCTTTCATCCGTTTTTTCATTTTTCGGCGTTCGGTCATCTAAATCTCCCTCATCCAGGTTAAAATTGTTGGCGGCTTCATTCTATGAAGCCGTTACATTTGCGTCAATTTGAAACCGTAAAAGTGGAAAAAGTTGTAAGTAAAAATAAAAATGGTGCGGTCAAAAACCGCACCTCAATTGTTGTAGTTCTCAAACGTTGATGGGAATTGATTAAAACTCGTCTGACTGGAAAGCGGTTTCAAATTGCATTTCATCCTTTTCGGTATCACTCTGTCCATTCACCCGATAAACCACTTTCGCGGTTTTTAATTTCTTGATTTCATTTGTCACCCGGGCATTTTTAATTGCTTCAAAATTACAGTTTTCCAGTTGTTTAAAGGCTTTCTGCAATTCGCGCTTGATAATCGGACTCATCACATAAACAAACTGGTAATCGGGTTTTGCCATCACCTCAGTTGCTTTAACTTCGATGGGCAGAGTTAAGACTGGCGTTGGCACTTGCGGCGCTTTGGCAATCGTTACGGTTTCAGCCATTCTTCTATGAACGCTTCTTCTAGGTAAAGGGCTTGCAGGAACCTTAACCGTGCGAGTGGTCGGCACGGCGGCGGCTTCATCAGTATTTTCCTGCGGTTTGGGTTTTTCAACCGGGTC contains these protein-coding regions:
- a CDS encoding sialidase family protein: MNKKIAIIFVSVFIALNFIPVTGFKSSLAQTSPVISNNILVSPSANADPHDETSIVVSPLNEQILVGASKVIVGGSSGSGSTQVKYYFSSDGGQTWGSNLLNLETPQKTWEKASDPVLAVDTNGTFHLCVLLFDITSFDSGIYIYTSTDNGRNFTNPIPVTFDVGSGTTPKQADKCWITIDTSATSNFKNTIYVAWTLTDRDAQGFPRASIKSAYRRPDALTFSTEKTISHFGDMRGVSLATGPNGEFYAVWEGIGSPKVLLFNASTDGGETFLPPVAAPSTDLNIHNFTGSLDSPNPAINVIGVSRINSFPSIDVDRSNGANRGMIYISWAETTNRSDADIFLIRLTPPNGFRPDISLPVKINDDATNADQFFPSLKVDQSNGDIYVAFYDRRDAQPSMNAYLARSTNGGATFEPNIRISSENSNPRVQATVLGGFGNEIGIGDYLAISAQNKKAHLLWTDTRNQKQEIFYSNVNYASPGGGGGGGGEGLPGDICAVPRVINILPFKENLDIRPATSAIDDPVSCSGSANNQTVWYSLTPAVNTTYGIDTIGSDFDTVVSVYTGNCGALNQIACSDDFGNLITESNRSVLVFSANAGTTYLIEVAAKGTGGNLQIRLGFPTIISAQYTVAPNGAESVKVTGAGFIENNSLMIVTKNGEDIPMTTHIVDGARQGDNTFAQIFGTRKKIHKVIKPNKTVVLRIESPVGGNRVTQSIKFVR
- a CDS encoding thioredoxin family protein; the protein is MIGRILITLCAFTVVAVGMVFLLQEQDKAKHRAIKISNDDSLNTVNSPTNPKIATGNTAIPWQTNLDKALALAKANNTQVVVDVYTDWCGWCKRMDKDIYTHPQIISLSSRYVFLKLNAEDSGQGSTFARKNNVEGYPTTVIIDGNGRYLRSVPGYPPSVQAFASFIERG
- the mpl gene encoding UDP-N-acetylmuramate:L-alanyl-gamma-D-glutamyl-meso-diaminopimelate ligase is translated as MDKKHYHLIGICGTAMASLAGMLKGQGHRVTGSDENVYPPMSIELERLGISINKGYRPENVFAKPDVVVVGNAISRGNPELEYVLNEKMYYTSMASVVKENFIRGKHSIVVAGTHGKTTTTSIAAWALEKAGVNPSFLIGGVAENFNASFRVTEGKYFVIEGDEYDTAYFDKGPKFMHYLPDTVILNNVEYDHADIYRDLEAIKFAFSRLVNLIPQNGNLFAGWDSPVVRELKKFVHCSLHTYGTCEDSEWRAQDFDFTGEMTRFKVSYKGSLFEQYATPLVGLFNIRNCLAVIAMCEVLGFDRKLIKESMAEFKSVKRRMQVRGIARGVTVIDDFAHHPTAVRETLQAARQKYAGHRIIAVFEPRSYTAQRKEFQNDFTAGLSTADKIVISGLFHPERYDKNTAISPAEMINELRAQNKQADFIESVDDIVAKLVSQLLDGDVVVVMSNGSFGGIHEKLLNALNANNPK
- a CDS encoding threonine/serine exporter family protein, with protein sequence MQITQNENTRFQEQAAEFVIKLGSALHNYGTSSERLESALRKLMARLNLEGDIFASPTGLFISIGVTEHQQTHIIRVDPGEVHLEKLALLDELSQQVINDRIHITEGVKRIDEIVNAPSRYGTVLTILSYSIASAMVCRFLDGGWREILISGFIGTLIGLTGFFVGKRHQTSFLFEPIAAAISSALAIIIAQKIMVISVYEVTLSGLIAAVPGMTMTLAMKELATRNLVAGTVRVAWAGLLFLEVAFGFAVGTQVNKLFAMPLPEIDPAGLPNWTEWLALLIAPFALSVRFQARPKDFGWIMIGCIISFGGARLGASYFAWEYSGFIGAFFACAVSNLIARFKNFPAAIVLSPALLLLVPGSIGFVSVSNFLEKNILSGVAAAFSMVMVAMSIVIGLLLANAIVPARKNI
- the xylB gene encoding xylulokinase, with protein sequence MKLFLGLDISTTGAKALIIDETGNVISESTTSLTLANLRPLWSEQNPEDWWNAISESIKTCLAQKNILGEQIVSIGLTGQMHGLVLLDEKGEVLRPAILWNDQRCSDECEEIRQRLGRETLIQTTGNEALTGFTAPKILWVQNHEPEIYRRVKQILLPKDYVRYRLTGKFAMDKADGSGTILFDLKNRNWSEAVLKTLNIPSEWLPPTFEGHEITGEVSVDGAIATGLNAGTPVVAGGGDQAAQAVGVGAVQSGIVALTLGTSGVVFASTDAPFIEPEGRLHAFCHALPNRWHFMGVMLSAAGSFQWFKDTLASEVSFSELTERASEIPAGSDGLIFLPYLTGERTPHPDPFARGAWIGLTIRHHRAHLTRAVMEGVGFGLLDSFSLIKNAGLESIEQVRVSGGGAKSQLWQQILADLFGVELVKVNTTEGAAYGAALLAGVGSGFWADIQIACSETIKIIGKTEPNRKNETVYRELYGLYKNLYPILKPTFDGLSLLTH
- a CDS encoding DUF1232 domain-containing protein — translated: MTERRKMKKRMKELLLFIPNLLKLLLKLLRDPRVSSADKAIVAGTIVYVIAPIDVIPDFIPFIGLVDDSYLIGIAVLRLLNRADRNIIMEHWRGTHDVKELVSNLSRVASFFLPERIKNVLHGRIEPRAKANLTVVSDAKVVNE